The genomic region AATCACGGTTATGGAGTATACAAGGAGGACATTCCGCCTGACACGCAGATCTGGTTCGTGAATCCAGATGACGGGGTAGTCGAGGGGTTAATACACAAGAGACTTCCCCTGATCACAACTCAATTTCACCCGGAAGCTAGGCCGGGACCCAATGATACGACTTGGGTTTTCCAGAAGTTTAAGAAGATGGTGATAAAGGATGAAGGGAATTAAGAAGGTTCTTGTCGTTGGTTCAGGACCCATAAAGATAGCCGAGGCTGCGGAATTCGACTACAGCGGATCCCAATCGCTTAAGGCCTACAAGGAGGAAGGTATCGAGACAGTACTGGTTAACTCCAACGTTGCCACGGTTCAGACCAGTTACGGAATGGCAGATAAGCTCTACATGATTCCTGTAACATGGTGGTCCGTAGAGAAGGTCATTGAGCAGGAGAGACCAGATGCCATTGCCATCGGATTTGGAGGACAGACTGCACTAAACGTGGGAGTTGACCTCTACAAGAGGGGAATTCTCCAGAAGTATGGGATTAAGGTACTCGGAACTCCCATCGAGGGTATAGAGAAGGCATTGAGCAGGGAGAAGTTCAGGGAGACAATGATAGACGTTAAGATCCCAGTTCCTCCCAGCTTTTCCGCTAAGAGCTCTGAGGAAGCCCTAGAGAAGGCAGAGGAGATTGGCTACCCCGTAATGGTCAGGGTAAGCTTTAACTTGGGAGGCAGAGGTTCTACGGTGGCCTGGGATAGGGAATCCCTTAGGAAGAGTATAGACAGGGCATTCTCGCAGAGCTACATTGGAGAAGTCCTAGTGGAAAAGTACCTGCACCATTGGAAGGAGTTAGAGTACGAGGTTGTGAGAGACTCTAAGGGGAACTCCGCAGTTATAGCATGCGTGGAAAACCTGGATCCCATGGGGGTTCACACGGGAGAATCCATAGTTATCACCCCATGCCAGACGCTGGATAACAAGGAATTCCAAGAGATGAGGACTTTGTCCATGAAAGTGGCAGAATCCATCAGTCTAGTGGGTGAGTGTAACGTACAGTTCGCACTGGATCCCAACAGCTACACCTATTACGTTATAGAAACCAACCCTAGGATGTCTAGATCCAGTGCCCTCGCGAGTAAGGCAACAGGTTATCCCCTTGCCTACGTTTCCGCAAAACTTTCCCTAGGCTACACGCTGGAGGAGATCCTGAACAAGGTATCAGGGGCGACGTGCGCCTGTTTCGAGCCCAGCTTAGATTACGTTGTCATGAAAATACCAAGGTGGGACCTGCAGAAGTTTGAGGAAGTAGATACTAGCCTAAGCACGGAGATGAAGAGCGTTGGAGAAATCATGAGCATAGGGAGGTCCTTTGAGGAGGCCCTTCAAAAGGGATTGAGAATGCTAGATATTGGGGAACCAGGGGTGGTTGGAGGAAGATACTACATGTCCACTGCCCCCAAGGAGGATGCACTCAAGAAACTTGGCAAGAGAATTCCCTACTGGCCAATATGGGCAGCTAAGGCATTCAAGGAGGGAGCGTCAGTTGAGGAGGTGTACAAGGCCACAGGGGTAGACAGGTTCTTCCTAAGGAAGATAGAGAACCTTGTGAAAACTTTTGAAGAGATCAAGGGATCTAAACTCGACCTAGAGAAGCTGAAATACCTTAAGACACTTGGTTTCAGCGACGAACAGGTTGCCATGGCCACCAACTCCAGCGAAGATGAGGTGTGGAAGGTCAGGTCCTCCAATCGCATCCTTCCAAACATAAAGCTAATTGATACTCTAGCTGGAGAATGGCCAGCCGTCACCAACTACCTTTACCTAACATACGTTGGCTCTGAGGATGATATTGAGCTGAACTCCACTGGGAACAACCTTCTCATAGTGGGGGCAGGAGGTTTCAGAATTGGAGTTTCAGTCGAGTTTGATTGGGGAGTGGTGGAGTTGATGAAGGCTTCTCTGAAGTACTTTGACCAGGTAGCCGTGCTGAACTATAACCCCGAAACAGTTTCCACGGACTGGGACGTGACCAGGAAGCTCTACTTTGACGAGATATCAGCCGAGAGAGTTCTAGACATAATAAACAAGGAGAAATACACTTACGTTGCCACATTCGCGGGTGGACAATTGGGTAATAACATTGCAAAGAAGCTGGAGGAGAGAGGGGTGAAGCTTTTCGGAACCTCTGGATCCTCGGTAGACATGGCAGAGGACAGGGAGAAGTTTTCCAAGCTCCTAGATATGCTAGGAATTAAGCAACCTGAGTGGATCTCAGCTAAGGATCCCCAAGAGATAAGGAAATTTGTGGAACACGTTGGTTTCCCAGTATTGGTCAGGCCGAGTTATGTGCTGAGTGGATCGTCCATGAGCATTGTCTGGACCGAGCAGGAGCTCGATGAGGTCATTCAGAGGGCCAGATTATCCACAAAGTATCCTGTGGTGATAAGCAAGTTCTTGGATAACGCGTTTGAGGCTGAAGTTGATGCGGTGAGCGATGGTAAGGGCGTCCTTGGAGTCGTGATGGAACATGTGGAAGAGGCTGGAGTCCACAGCGGTGACAGCACCATGTCCATACCCACAAGGAAAATCACTCCCGTTGTCGAAGATCTCAAGAAGATTTCCCTTACCCTTGCCAGGGAGATTGGAGTTAGGGGTCCATTCAACTTGCAGTTCGTGATAAAGGACAACGTGCCCTACGTTATAGAGATGAATCTCAGGGCAAGTAGATCAATGCCTTTCTCCAGCAAGGCCAAGGGAGTCAACCTAATGGAGATGGCTGTTAAGGGCATCTTGCAGGGTCTCAACCTGGATGAGTTCATGGAGCCTGAGAGCAAATCATGGGCAG from Metallosphaera sedula DSM 5348 harbors:
- the carB gene encoding carbamoyl-phosphate synthase (glutamine-hydrolyzing) large subunit, producing the protein MKGIKKVLVVGSGPIKIAEAAEFDYSGSQSLKAYKEEGIETVLVNSNVATVQTSYGMADKLYMIPVTWWSVEKVIEQERPDAIAIGFGGQTALNVGVDLYKRGILQKYGIKVLGTPIEGIEKALSREKFRETMIDVKIPVPPSFSAKSSEEALEKAEEIGYPVMVRVSFNLGGRGSTVAWDRESLRKSIDRAFSQSYIGEVLVEKYLHHWKELEYEVVRDSKGNSAVIACVENLDPMGVHTGESIVITPCQTLDNKEFQEMRTLSMKVAESISLVGECNVQFALDPNSYTYYVIETNPRMSRSSALASKATGYPLAYVSAKLSLGYTLEEILNKVSGATCACFEPSLDYVVMKIPRWDLQKFEEVDTSLSTEMKSVGEIMSIGRSFEEALQKGLRMLDIGEPGVVGGRYYMSTAPKEDALKKLGKRIPYWPIWAAKAFKEGASVEEVYKATGVDRFFLRKIENLVKTFEEIKGSKLDLEKLKYLKTLGFSDEQVAMATNSSEDEVWKVRSSNRILPNIKLIDTLAGEWPAVTNYLYLTYVGSEDDIELNSTGNNLLIVGAGGFRIGVSVEFDWGVVELMKASLKYFDQVAVLNYNPETVSTDWDVTRKLYFDEISAERVLDIINKEKYTYVATFAGGQLGNNIAKKLEERGVKLFGTSGSSVDMAEDREKFSKLLDMLGIKQPEWISAKDPQEIRKFVEHVGFPVLVRPSYVLSGSSMSIVWTEQELDEVIQRARLSTKYPVVISKFLDNAFEAEVDAVSDGKGVLGVVMEHVEEAGVHSGDSTMSIPTRKITPVVEDLKKISLTLAREIGVRGPFNLQFVIKDNVPYVIEMNLRASRSMPFSSKAKGVNLMEMAVKGILQGLNLDEFMEPESKSWAVKSAQFSWTQLKDSYPFLGPEMRSTGEAASLGTSFYDALLKSWLSCSPNRLPRQGKVALVYGKGNGEYLMEAGKNLERYGLVVKSLDFGEVPGFETLKQEEALSLIRKGQVDLVVTNGYMKSLDYSIRRTAVDLNIPIILNGRLGKEVSQAMLLNEMTFYEMRRYGGGI